gatgataTCATGTTCACCATGGATTAGTGTGCAGGTTATTTTTTTGATCGATCCATTTCTTCTGTATTATAGTCACAGTTAAACAGCTCAAACTGACGTCCTCACACGTCTTGTTCTGTCAGATTGTCACTGTGAAGAAGTCACTAGCTGTTTCTGTAGTGAAGCATCTTCATACCAACTGTTGCCAAAATGCATCTAATCAATAAAGTTTGCCGCGTTCGCAGTAGAGCATCATTTCAATCAGGGCAGCTGGTGTCGGCCGGCCGGCCGGTCGGTCGGTCGATCACCGTCAATTTGAGCCGCAGCGTGTTTGGAAACAAAGTCAGACAGACTGACTAACACGATGTCTGCTGCATTCTGCGCGTGTGTTCATGAGCATCAAATTTATATGATCATTGTAGTGCAATGAGATAATAGTTTCCACTCTGCTGCTTCCCTTCATCCTGCAGTCTGAGACATCTCAAACCCTCTGACCCCCCCAGCCTCAGCAGGACTCTCTCCGCCTGACCTCGTCATCAAGTTTATTTCAGTCTGCGACATCTCTGCATCTAGAGCCTTAATCTGATCATTAATTAATTGTGCGCCAGGGTTTTACGGTTAATCCCGCCTGAATACAGTTCAAGTGTGTCAAGACAGGGACGTGAAACTCACAAGAAACGAGATATTAAAGGGAGGAAGATGATGTTTTCCTTTAGTGTCCAGTGCGACTAAATCCTTGAATACCTCGAAGCCTCTGTTGCATTTTCCGTCGGGATCATGATGTTTGAAGGATGTGCTGCAAAGCTGTGTCTGAGGCATAGGGGAGTTTTAATAAAATGGCATTTAAAAGGCCATTTCtactttatttttgtatattattCCTTTTTTCTCCCAAAAAAAACTCATCAAATATAAAGTAGGatcaaaatataaaatattctGACTTAAATTTAAGGAcatctttcttttatttgacACCTATTCATTCATTAGCCATCTCTTGTCTCCTTTATTTACTCGTTCATTAGTCACAATATGAGCTGAATCAGTTACAGTTGAGTTTACATTGTATAAAATGTGCCTCATCAATACATTTGACTTGACAAGTAGCTAAACAACAATTTCCAGTAACATGTGTTCATTTTCTAATTAGAATAGCTGCGAAATGGCTTTGTTTTCCGTCAGATTTGTTGTAACATGAAGGCCACTAACGACATCAGCACAGCTcttgttgatttgttttcaacactgttaattgtgtttgtgttgtactcAGCcgacattttctctctgcaaaGCCTCGCCTGTGTTCAGTGTAACGCTCTCACTGAGTGTTAAAGTGTTGATTACGGCTCTCGCTGCGCAGCGTGATGCCTGCAAGCCGCTCGGTGTTTACCTCCAGGTGTTGTCTTATGAAAGCGCTGAGGGAGGTAGTGCAACGTGTGAAGAAATAATTGTTCAGgtgtttcacatttttcacagtcaACATGGCAGTGGAGTCATGGAGTTTCAGATGATAAACCTGTCATCACCTGTGCATCTCGAGACGTCAAAGGAGCATAAGGCCTGTTTGAAAGTGCTTACTTTGCATATGTCTTTAGTTGTTCACACAAAGTGGAAATATATGTTCATAATTATATAGCTATATGTATGTTCCACAGCCTGTATAATGGCTACTGCAAGTAGACCTGTCATGATAGCTACTTTTGTTGGACAGTGTATTGTAATAATTGCCATGAAACGatatttattgtcattttaagaTCATTTTATGCCACTGATATAATGATAATAGCATAATAATGCAAGTTCACCTTTTCAAAGAGCAATGACCTTTTAATTCTTAAGAGTATTCAGACATTGGAATTGTGAAAAACAGTTATGTTTTAGAGGAGTTTTTAAAGGCGGCATAGCGGCACGTTCACGTTAATGAGCTCCCCCGTCTCATTTAGTTAAGCCCAAAATAAAACCAGATCAGGACTCATTCCTCCAGACTCTCTGGCTTGAATCATGCATCGTAGGGAAAAACACCATTGAGTAGCACGTAatcttcacctgtgtgtgtgtgtgtgtgtgtgtgtgtgtgtgtgtgtgtgtgtgtgtgtgtgtgtgtgtgtgtgtgtgtgtgtgtgtgtgtctgagtgtgtggaGCTGTCTGTCGCccacagtgagacacagacGCAGCAGACTCGTCTTGACAGTCAAACGTGTCTCAgcatggcttttttttttggcttgtttggCTTAGGCATTGTGAAAAAACTCTGAGGTGCTACACCCAGGTCTTATGATGGTATGCAGGGAAAACCCAGCTGGCATCATGTTGGCCAAAGTGTTGGTGACACGTAAACACAACAGACAACATTGAGGTCAGCAAAAGAGATCTTCAGCCGTGGGTCATTTCCATTTATCATACCGTAAGTCGATCATGTAATTATCGGGATCAGCATTCGCTGTGTGTTCACGTAACTCGATGTGTATCCATCTGCCACATGCTgaacatttcattctgtttgttgGCAAACAGAGTTATCAGGTCAGCCACAGCGTGCTGATAAGGTGTGATAGACGTGTGGCCAATAAAAGACGCTGATGACACATTGGCCTTCATACTGGCACCAAATGAAAGAAACCTGCTGATCAGGAATCCAAATGTTTCAGTTCATTACGTTGATGCCAAACAATGGGAACAGGAACTCTTTTCCTTTAATTGCACAGTATTACAAAACCACCCGGTGAGGCCAGTTCAGCTGCTCGCttcatcaaaagaaaacaaaaaaataaaagcagaatgagtaaatgcattgtttttgcAGACATGCTCACTGAAAGATGTAATATATGAAGTATGTCAACAACTACTTGCTGGATTGTCATTTAAGTTTTggcattcatggtccccagaggaagAATCCAAAgccactcccatcagcctcagctgtaacTTGTTAAGCGTTAATTACcaattgttagcatgctaatgtgctaaacTAATATGGTGAACACCAAACATTGAACCTTAAACATTACACCtggtaaacatcagcatgttagcatgctgtagttagcctttagctcaaagcaacCCTCAGTCTAAGTACAGTctcagagctgccagcatggctgtagTCTCCTCATCGTGTTTTAGTATTAGGGCCACCATTAGCACGGAGAAAAGATTTCAAATGTCGTCTTGTGGTGACAGTTTGGTGCTTTTTCTACTGGCTGCTGAATACAGAGCATTAAGTAATTAAGACAGGAAGCAGTTAGAGCATGACTACCATGTACCAGGTCAGATAGAAATGGTTTGATTTTAAAGATACTGATATTTTTGAGGAAACTGACTTGTTGAAAGAAAGTCTAATGAAAACAACGGTTGAGTATGTGGTTCAGTGGACACGTGACACCAAACAGTGCGACGTGCGTGAAGCTTAGTGGCCTGCATGAATGCATGGTTTTATAACAGCGGAAATAGGCACTTTTCCATTGCGCTATGACCAATTTCCTCAGTGTAAGAAGGCCTTTTATGCACGGTTTCCCATTTTTAAGAATGCTTCAGGCCATTTGTTCCCATTCAAATCATTCCCACTCTATTAAATGTGAAGCTTTATTTAATGCAATGACATAAGGTCTCATCTCATCTAGTTTTATTGCCCTCTTTTTAGGCtttgctgtgcacacacactcctcccttTTCCTGCTATCACTCTATATCAGGCCcctttcttttctgttcactGAGCATCTTCGTCCTGCTGGTCTCAGGTTCGATGGCACCCTGTCGACCCAGACGGGATACCACTCTAGATGAATCACTTCCACATCATATGGTTTGCACGGATGACAGGTGGTGGATGattatgatgtgtgtgtgtgtgaagaggaaggagatgggAATATGTTCTCATTTTGGACACTTTTGCAGTGATATTTGTCCTTTTAAGGTTATTATTCTGTCTTCCTCTATCTTTTAGAAGAACAAATAACTAGGAAGCGTTACCTCAGActtttgtgtgtcctctgtcttgTTGCAATGTGACTCTTTATTGGCCACTTCCTGATTAGATAACTGTATGAACATGATCAGTGAATTTGCTGACCTAAGCGTCACATGTTGGCAGTCCTGATTACAGCTCCCTGACCTTGGTTCTCCTGCGGAGGGATCTTATCTTACACAACTctcatgtgtttctgttcaggGTGAGTGTCGTTACGAGCAGGAGCTTCTTCCTTACCTCCACAAAGCGGATGGCCACGTGAAGAAGGTGCAGAGGCAACAGAAGAGCACAAAGACCTGCACGAAAGCCACCACCAACAAACCCAAACCATCTCGCTCCACGTTGTCTGATCTGGACAGCGTCGATGAGGAAGCAGAGGTAAAAAAACCACTTCATGTTCTATGCGATGCTGAGGCACCTtatgatgacatcacagatcACCCAGGACCTGAGGCAGTTTGTCCTCATACGTCAATCAATGACTGTCCAGAAGCTGACATGTATGATGGCTGTGCCATTATAGAGTCAGACGAGCCTCTAAACTTAGACAGAATTTCACAGTTGAATGGAAAAAttcatgaagatgaagatgaagatgaagatgttgAACTTCAGGCCATGTTCTACCTTCCTAAATGGGGTTCagcccctccaccctcctctgctAAACTCTGCCCAGGAAAAGATGAGACTCTGAAGGTCATCCTGGCCAACGTGGCGGAGCTACTATCTCGATCTCCACCATCGCTGACTGACGATTTAGAGGCAGACATGGCCGCtccatcccctcctccctctcctcatcagCTGTTCCGGGTCAGCTTTACCCTGAATGCagacgacgacgatgacgaAGTGATGATAACGAGTGACGCCGACGATGTCTCCCCAAAGACGGACTCAGACGAGCATCCAGTGGGTAAAGAGGACTGTAAAATCTATGATGATTGGCCTCgtcaggagcagcagcagcaaagtgtCAGCAGGGCCAGCGAAGCAGCAGACAGCCCGACCTGGGATGAGGTTTTTGGGGAAGATGAAGTGAACGAAGGTGATGATGATACAAGAGATAACAGCAAGGAGACGGGTGATGATGAGAGTGTGGCTGAGGAAAAGCAGAGCTGTTGGGATGACGTGCGGAATGAGGAAATGCCAGATTTGATGGATGGTGGTGCGACAGAGGATGTGGCCCCTCAGATGGATGACAGCATGGATCTGTTCGGGGATGATGAAGCCTTCCTGCAGATGACCATCCCAGACATCTCCACTCCTGGCGTCACTCCCAGGACATCCCCCGTcatcagagacacagaaaagacCCCGGCAACGTCATgcagcactgcacacacagctgtaagCACATGTAgatcaaacacagcacacagagatgATTTAGCGCACGCAATGCACAAAACACCTCAGGACACAAACGCCCAAAGCactacagagacaaaacacaacacacacagggcagcagGTAAACCTGTAAGAGACACTTCAGTGACGGCTAAAAGTCCCACGGTGCAACAGAATTCGTTTGACGGCTCCCACGACTTCTTCTCTGTCAACTTTGACCTCGGCTATTCGCTGGAGgactctgaggaagaggaagaggaggatgtcCCCGCCCCACGCACGCCGACCTCACCGCAGCCTAAAAAGCAGGCCACCTCTGACTCTTCCACTCCCCATAGCAGCTTCCATAGACCCAGAAAGTTATCTCTGTCAGagcacaggaagagagaaacgTCCTCTCTTCTGGCTTCGCCTTTAATGTCTGTAGGTGGCGCTCTCCCATCTCCAatcccaccagcagcagctagGTGGACGCTCTCGCCTGGTCACGCCGGGCCTCGCGACCCGACCCGCAGCTTAAAGCGGAGACGACTGGAGGGCGAGGCGGAGAGAGCGCCAGGCGTGGAGAACCGCTCACGTCAGGGATCTGTTTGTGTGGCTGACTCCCCTCCTCATCCAGGTTTGTTTACCCTTCAAGAAATCTGCTTCCTAAACGTTCTTACTTTGCTCCAGGCtcctgcatttttcttttccttctgtgcGTCTCACCTTGTTTTTTAGTGGAGTGCATCAGtgacagtgaggatgaaatTGTGGCTCGTAAAAGAAGACACCAGAACAAGGTCAACCCATTGTCGTCCCCGGAAGCGGTGAGCATGGCCCGTTGATGTTCAGGCTGCAACAAGTTATTGTTTAAACTATTTCATTCATCTGCTGGTTGTTTGCtcgattagttgtttggtctgtaaaatgtcagaaaattgccCGTCACCAGAGCCCATGGTGACACTTTATATAGGATATGAAACATGGATATTCAGTTGACTCTCACAGAGTCTCACCGAGAAATCcagaaaatatttacatttaagaaCCGAGAACCAGTGGATGAAAGccttttttgacatatttatATGCAGATTAAACTTGATAAATGCGCCATTTATGACATGTTTATATGTTATACTTTGaatataaaatctaaaaacatgGCTGCCTAATCATTGCAGCTCCAGTTGAGttacatttgttctttttccctACATAAGGTTAATGAGATGCATGTAAAAAGATGGCCACTCAGAGTTAACCTTTATGTTGCGGTGCAGCGAGCCTCAGGTCTCTGACTCAGACGGCTCAGACTGCCTCTGTCCATCATTGCCAAGGAGCCTGCAGTTGTCATGGCAACCATCCTGCAAGCAGCGAAGGAGCATTTTTAGTACCTGAAATGTGTTCGCGACACGTATTTTGACACTatacctgaaaaacacattgacAGACCTGCACTGTTTACACACTCTTATACACAGAATGCGTGTGTATGCTGAACGTTTTGTCTCTTCCAGTCAAAGATCTGCAGCGATGTGGACTCCCCGGTGGTTGTGAACAGGAAACGTGTAGCAGCTCTTAACATAGTAAGATTATCTTCATTAGATCTTAAGAAAGCCAAATGGTTCAACCTGTTCAACACAGCGGATTTAAGCACTTTCACTCCGTTAACCACTTATAATAATTCCTCACCGTCTGATAATATGGAGCATCACAAACCATCAACAGTGTGCAGTTTCTgactcatttcttcttctcgtCGGCCTCCAGTCTGATGACCTTGAGGGCGAAGCTGTTTCTGATGATGATTTCCAGGATGAGTCCATGTTCATGCGCAGAAGCTCTTCAGCTGAGAGGCAACGAGTCCGACAGATCAAAACCAAGGTCCGTGTGGCAACAGGCGGCTTCGCAGGGGCGCTGTGATCTGAATGCGAATCGTGTCATTTATGTGTAGAtaaacacagctgcaggaaacatCACAATGTGTTTTTACTTATTGTCATAACTACAGAGCTGCTAGTGAACCACTAAACGCACTTTAAAAGCCCTGAAAAcgtagctgctgctgtttgtctctttcaaAACACAATCGTTTTTCAGGTCGCTTTAACTTTTGCCCAAAAATGTCACATCTATAAATATCTGTCGGCCTTGACATTTTCCACCGTTCCTGTCTCAGCACGCCGCATGTCGAAAAGGGCGTCAGTTCCTGGACGAAGAAGCGGAGCTGTCGGAGGAAGGCGAGGAAGCAGAGGTGTCATCTGATGAAGAGGACGGAGAAGAACTGAACCATTCCCTTGACGGCTTTGTGATCGATAACACACACGTCTCACAGGGACTGAACGGTACAACACCATGCTTATTTCAACAAATGTGATGTTATCGGACCTTCAGTGGATTATTTCTAATTCTAACTCACTGAAGtgtttgagctgaaggaaatgtgctgtaacgttgacacttcctgtctctgtgtcagacTCGGACATGCACGGTGTTTACCTGAAGTCGGTGAGAAGCCCTGCAGTCCAGGGCAAGTTCAAAATGTCCTACAGAAATCAGCACAACATGGACATATTTTCTCAGGTATACTACATATTCTGttctcagcttttattttctcaatgtaaataaaaacctTGAGTTAGTtaactttttttgttattgACTCCACTGCCTGCTCCTAATTTTTGGCCCTCAGGTGCCTGAGATGGATGAAACGTATGCAGAGGACAGCTTCGTGGTGGGCAgtgaggcggaggaggaggacagcagcgAGGAAGAGGCTGAAGACATTGAGTTTATGCCCGAGGACTCGTATGTGGACGGGAGGAGGCAGTATGCCACCAGGCGGCGTGTTTTCCTGCACAAAGCCAGAGCCGGCACGAAGACCACAGCTGAAGCTCCTCCAGAGCAGGGAGCTGGGGTGAAAACCAAGCGCACCCGTCTCATCCGCATGGATGATTccagtgaggaggagacagaagaggtTGGCAAGGAGAGAAGTGTCATAAGAGAAGGTTGTGTCACTGACCCCTTGTGGCCAAAGGCGGTACAGCCGGAGCCCAGcaggcctcagcagcagcagaaaccctcctcctcctcctcttcatctttaaCCATAGCATCCAAAGTGTCACTGCTGAGCAAGGCGCAGAGGTGCTCGGTGACTGAGGACGGGTAAAGAAATGTTCCTGCggcagcacacaaacacaaacactcatcagCCACTGAAGCGttgttctctttctcctgcaggcTTCGTCAGAGGTTAGAGAGTCAGCATTTGCTCTCTGATGAACTTGACTTTGTAGAGTCAGAGTTATCCTCCAAGAAACAACCCCAGGTAT
This window of the Chaetodon auriga isolate fChaAug3 chromosome 14, fChaAug3.hap1, whole genome shotgun sequence genome carries:
- the fancm gene encoding Fanconi anemia group M protein is translated as MAIFDLVLQKFMSRLVQNRVMAHKDLRTLSKYQLILARDQFRKNPPPSIKGPQQGMLEGDFALCISLYHGYELLMQMGLRSLFFYVQGIMDGSREMSRAKNELQRTPTFMDLYNEMEAMFVKPSAGPDEPFIYSHPKLEKLEEVVLQHFRLWAESQADNNGPGSGPQEVGTRVMIFSSFRESVQEIAAMLNRHAPLIRVMTFMGQASAGKGVKGFTQKEQLEVVHRFRQGGFNTLVSTCVGEEGLDIGEVDLIVCFDAQKNPIRLVQRMGRTGRKRQGRIVVILAEGREERTYNQSQSNKRSVYKSIIGNKSGFHMYPNSPRMLPEGVNPTLHKMHITCGQFDHQDGSRRSVRGRRSHSEGRASLIHPQNLIRQGSTTSDGFLSSAEYSLWASTMRLREDEAHPTLKQSGFMSLPSDPPPQEEVSKSGPPSRELSLWEWRHWQHRALPTHVVNHSLRCHHFTKVMELIDGMREENEGECRYEQELLPYLHKADGHVKKVQRQQKSTKTCTKATTNKPKPSRSTLSDLDSVDEEAEVKKPLHVLCDAEAPYDDITDHPGPEAVCPHTSINDCPEADMYDGCAIIESDEPLNLDRISQLNGKIHEDEDEDEDVELQAMFYLPKWGSAPPPSSAKLCPGKDETLKVILANVAELLSRSPPSLTDDLEADMAAPSPPPSPHQLFRVSFTLNADDDDDEVMITSDADDVSPKTDSDEHPVGKEDCKIYDDWPRQEQQQQSVSRASEAADSPTWDEVFGEDEVNEGDDDTRDNSKETGDDESVAEEKQSCWDDVRNEEMPDLMDGGATEDVAPQMDDSMDLFGDDEAFLQMTIPDISTPGVTPRTSPVIRDTEKTPATSCSTAHTAVSTCRSNTAHRDDLAHAMHKTPQDTNAQSTTETKHNTHRAAGKPVRDTSVTAKSPTVQQNSFDGSHDFFSVNFDLGYSLEDSEEEEEEDVPAPRTPTSPQPKKQATSDSSTPHSSFHRPRKLSLSEHRKRETSSLLASPLMSVGGALPSPIPPAAARWTLSPGHAGPRDPTRSLKRRRLEGEAERAPGVENRSRQGSVCVADSPPHPVECISDSEDEIVARKRRHQNKVNPLSSPEASKICSDVDSPVVVNRKRVAALNISDDLEGEAVSDDDFQDESMFMRRSSSAERQRVRQIKTKHAACRKGRQFLDEEAELSEEGEEAEVSSDEEDGEELNHSLDGFVIDNTHVSQGLNDSDMHGVYLKSVRSPAVQGKFKMSYRNQHNMDIFSQVPEMDETYAEDSFVVGSEAEEEDSSEEEAEDIEFMPEDSYVDGRRQYATRRRVFLHKARAGTKTTAEAPPEQGAGVKTKRTRLIRMDDSSEEETEEVGKERSVIREGCVTDPLWPKAVQPEPSRPQQQQKPSSSSSSSLTIASKVSLLSKAQRCSVTEDGLRQRLESQHLLSDELDFVESELSSKKQPQALPASSPVPPKPTLQDPPASEPPAPSGPVCILVDSRCIGSGVELITSLRQRHAATVHVCSLDGSYFIVSNRTAVERHSQSDLAAPQNRKRLAERVNSLQRLFERVCLIVEKDRTKPGEVARPFQRTRYYDATVTALVQTGVRLLWSDGAQESAGLLADLARLEQRKGQGIGVPLEVKGQQRQQALQLYLSLPSVNYVHALSMSHNFSSIAQLINSSIEAIQRGGCMSRSRAEEVYRFLCYSSDSLLMSTSKAAKTS